A region from the Panthera uncia isolate 11264 chromosome D3 unlocalized genomic scaffold, Puncia_PCG_1.0 HiC_scaffold_8, whole genome shotgun sequence genome encodes:
- the SEC11C gene encoding signal peptidase complex catalytic subunit SEC11C translates to MVRAGAVGTHLPASGLDIFGDLRKMNKRQLYYQVLNFAMIVSSALMIWKGLIVLTGSESPIVVVLSGSMEPAFHRGDLLFLTNFREDPIRAGEIVVFKVEGRDIPIVHRVIKVHEKDNGDIKFLTKGDNNEVDDRGLYKEGQNWLEKKDVVGRARGFLPYVGMVTIIMNDYPKFKYALLAVMGAYVLLKRES, encoded by the exons ATGGTGCGCGCGGGCGCCGTGGGCACGCATCTCCCGGCCTCCGGCTTGGACATCTTCGGGGACCTGAGGAAGATGAACAAGCGCCAG CTCTATTACCAGGTATTAAACTTCGCCATGATCGTGTCTTCTGCGCTCATGATCTGGAAAGGCTTGATCGTCCTCACCGGCAGCGAGAGCCCGATCGTGGTGGTGCTGAG TGGCAGCATGGAGCCGGCCTTTCACAGGGGCGACCTTCTATTCCTGACAAACTTCCGAGAAGACCCTATTAGAGCTGGTGAAATCGTGGTCTTTAAAGTCGAAGGACGAGACATTCCAATAGTTCACAGAGTAATCAAAGTTCATGAAAA AGATAACGGAGACATCAAATTTTTGACTAAAGGAGATAATAACGAAGTTGACGACAGAGGCCTGTACAAAGAGGGCCAAAACTGGCTCGAAAAGAAGGATGTGGTGGGAAGAGCCAGAGG GTTTTTACCGTACGTTGGTATGGTCACCATAATAATGAATGACTATCCAAAATTCAAG TACGCTCTCTTGGCTGTAATGGGTGCATACGTGTTACTAAAACGCGAATCCTAA